In Antedon mediterranea chromosome 10, ecAntMedi1.1, whole genome shotgun sequence, one genomic interval encodes:
- the LOC140059813 gene encoding uncharacterized protein encodes MYGGDTGNYLDPLRACSLSGESQVDVGISEPATNAKFDAIIKQRRRTNNRTSVLNDVEKARLDLLVKRIDGQRVVTQTILNRQKKKVENSLIAIEDHKKEFQKYSDGSVTTESVTRSNKKNKRSLSPGTTPLNVTGIELKEKHRLTHEKGSSRKMKMLKHAQEKLKEKQADTHVTVIRFPEIGKILYQKEIKPKDVEPTQEMQSQHHQSHGMRRASRAWSEPHSVGSCRPYGSKRNHRKCSRKKRSSKSIDK; translated from the exons ATGTATGGAGGTGATACAG GAAATTACTTGGATCCGCTTAGAGCTTGTTCTCTGTCTGGTGAGAGTCAAGTTGACGTCGGAATCTCTGAACCTGCTACCAATGCTAAGTTCGACGCAATTATCAAACAGAGAAGACGAACAAACAATAGGACATCCGTGTTGAATGACGTTGAAAAGGCGCGCCTGGATTTGTTGGTCAAACGAATTGATGGTCAGCGCGTGGTCACGCAGACGATATTAAACCgtcagaaaaaaaaagtagagAATTCCCTTATTGCGATTGAAGATCATAAAAAAGAATTCCAAAAATATAGCGATGGTTCAGTAACTACTGAAAGTGTAACCAGGTCGAACAAGAAGAATAAAAGATCTCTATCTCCTGGGACAACTCCACTCAATGTGACCGGGATTGAGTTAAAAGAAAAACACCGTTTGACACATGAAAAAGGTTCTAGTCGTAAAATGAAGATGTTGAAGCACGCACAAGAGAAACTTAAAGAAAAACAAGCAGATACACACGTGACTGTTATTCGTTTCCCTGAAATTGgaaaaatattatatcaaaaagAAATCAAGCCAAAAGATGTTGAGCCAACTCAAGAAATGCAATCGCAACACCACCAATCGCACGGCATGCGACGCGCGTCAAGGGCGTGGTCTGAACCGCATTCTGTCGGCTCGTGTAGGCCTTACGGCAGCAAACGCAACCATAGAAAATGTTCCAGAAAGAAACGTAGTTCAAAGAGTAtagataaatga
- the LOC140060952 gene encoding alpha-2Db adrenergic receptor-like: protein MNSEEMFNETETSTPKDTHVVLIISLWMMALITICGNILVIVAWCFDKKINYKPANVFILNLSIADLLIGLIVMPLNILFLQYGYWATGRFACKVWLMADYISSHQGFLLIVFISLDRYWLIKKGQKYNSFQTHRRTQVMCILGWLSIIAFYSLTVFVLSEVSTNTLAIIHTYKCDWKTSQNASITVVIAIILYTPLVFLIYFNSVVYIYIKKRKSRGVHVRNSMIQKDCKVKGNQSKGLKGSMLLSSNSKKNTPTRKTSRMVDSHRPQEPITNPRKNDTIQQHDLKVESCNGTHVNTSTTNTCSQNINPLQQNGDERKSIKSETCNRNNASTSTSRMQGTHQQVRSSPNAFVMLTSLVFVFCVCWLPFTAVITLQSIYGWGWVSDLIWQIVNILLWSNSFLNPFLYASRNPHFKKHFTKLFCRLNRFNRLNVAAQ, encoded by the coding sequence ATGAATTCTGAAGAAATGTTTAACGAAACTGAGACGAGTACGCCAAAGGACACGCATGTTGTACTTATAATCAGTCTGTGGATGATGGCATTAATAACGATTTGTGGAAATATTCTTGTGATTGTTGCATGGTGTTTCGACAAGAAAATTAACTACAAACCAGCAAATGTGTTCATTTTGAATCTGTCGATTGCCGATTTGTTGATTGGACTAATAGTTATGCCTCTAAACATCCTCTTCCTTCAGTATGGCTATTGGGCAACTGGAAGATTCGCTTGCAAGGTTTGGTTGATGGCAGATTATATATCCAGTCACCAAGGGTTCTTACTTATTGTATTCATTAGTTTGGATCGGTATTGGCTCATCAAAAAAGGTCAAAAGTATAACAGTTTTCAAACCCATCGCAGAACACAGGTAATGTGTATACTTGGTTGGCTATCAATAATTGCGTTTTATTCCTTGACGGTCTTTGTGTTGTCAGAGGTTAGTACGAATACTCTCGCAATTATTCACACATATAAATGCGATTGGAAAACGTCACAGAACGCCTCGATTACGGTAGTGATTGCTATCATATTGTACACACCGTTGGTGTTTTTGATTTACTTTAACAGTGTTGTATACATTTACATTAAGAAACGTAAATCACGTGGCGTACACGTACGGAATTCAATGATACAAAAAGATTGCAAAGTCAAAGGCAACCAGTCTAAAGGATTAAAAGGAAGCATGTTGTTAAGCAGCAACAGCAAAAAGAATACACCTACAAGAAAAACCTCCAGAATGGTCGACAGTCACCGCCCCCAAGAACCTATCACCAATCCACGAAAAAATGACACCATTCAGCAACACGATTTGAAAGTAGAATCGTGTAATGGAACCCATGTAAATACATCTACAACCAACACTTGTAGTCAGAATATCAATCCGTTACAACAAAATGGTGACGAACGCAAGTCAATCAAATCAGAGACTTGTAATAGAAATAACGCATCTACATCCACATCCAGAATGCAAGGCACTCATCAGCAAGTCCGTTCGAGTCCGAATGCGTTTGTAATGTTAACGAGTTTGGTGTTCGTATTCTGCGTTTGCTGGTTGCCATTCACGGCTGTGATCACTCTACAGAGCATCTATGGTTGGGGCTGGGTTAGTGATCTAATATGGCAGATAGTTAACATTCTGCTCTGGTCAAACTCCTTCCTAAATCCATTCCTATACGCATCTAGAAATCCACatttcaaaaaacattttacaaagtTGTTTTGCCGTCTGAACAGATTTAATAGACTAAATGTAGCGGCACAGTAA
- the LOC140059809 gene encoding regulator of microtubule dynamics protein 3-like: MANINNRIHELLASLGIGIVIGAGGAIILERIFNRTSRELGKLSDLVGEIRDELDKLKSVLSESTDSASIRSRGVRKAGSYYSIHPSSGDEDDEFEEAYEVFTTAPESLLYKDAPEYQVDDEELSEHLKEVDKLFKGSEDDVISAYDLLIESREKYSRNAQVLWRLAKSHMLYSGIKSKHGESIEQKRLLYEGSEIAKKALTFDNESADAHKWFALLIGSLAEYEPTAQKISNGFLFKEHILKAIELRPAEAYLYNFYGRWCFEVSMLSWWEKRAAQAIYGSLPESTIDEALSNFLKAEEIEPDFYNANSLMIAKCYIQKREYTKVAGWLEKAVSIGGETADEITARTEAKTLLPQYK, from the exons AtggctaatattaataatcgtATACACGAATTATTAGCTTCATTAGGTATCGGTATAGTCATCGGCGCAGGTGGTGCAATTATTTTAGAGCGTATTTTTAATAGAACATCTCGAGAGCTAGGCAAGCTTTCTGACTTGGTAGGAGAAATTCGCGATGAACTTGACAAGCTGAAAAGCGTTTTATCAGAGTCCACTGATTCCGCGTCGATTCGATCCAGAGGCGTAAGAAAGGCCGGTTCATATTACAGCATTCATCCGAGTAGTGGTGATGAAGATGACGAATTTGAAGAAGCCTATGAAGT ATTTACAACAGCGCCAGAATCCTTGTTGTACAAAGATGCACCAGAATACCAAGTGGATGATGAAGAATTAAGTGAACATCTTAAAGAAGTGGATAAACTCTTCAAAGGCTCCGAGGATGATGTCATCAGTGCATATGATCTATTAATAGAAAGTAGAGAAAAG TATTCAAGAAATGCTCAGGTTCTATGGCGACTAGCAAAATCTCATATGTTATATAGCGGTATTAAGTCAAAGCATGGGGAATCTATAGAACAAAAACGATTACTGTATGAag gttcaGAAATTGCTAAAAAGGCATTGACTTTTGACAATGAGAGTGCTGATGCCCACAAGTGGTTTGCTTTGTTGATAGGGAGTTTAGCAGAATATGAGCCGACAGCTCAGAAAATATCAAATGGTTTCTTGTTTAAG GAACATATATTAAAAGCCATTGAATTAAGACCCGCCGAAGCTTACTTGTATAATTTTTATGGAAGATGGTGCTTTGAG GTTTCAATGCTTAGCTGGTGGGAGAAGAGAGCGGCTCAGGCTATTTACGGTTCACTACCAGAATCCACCATTGATGAGGCACTGTCAAACTTTCTAAAAGCAGAGGAAATTGAACCTGATTTCTATAATGCAAATTCTCTGATGATTGCAAAG TGTTATATTCAGAAGAGAGAATACACCAAGGTGGCTGGTTGGTTGGAAAAAGCTGTGTCAATTGGTGGAGAAACAGCTGAT gaGATTACGGCAAGAACAGAAGCAAAGACACTGTTACCACAATACAAGTAA
- the LOC140059816 gene encoding GTP cyclohydrolase 1 feedback regulatory protein-like isoform X2: MPYVLISTQIRLECGPTICGDESSDPELMAELGAVLTKQVGNNFHEFRSPETPREVLDRLEKRGYKVVGMTGIGQTCIWTLHCPLMQNCIDNNN, from the exons ATGCCTTATGTGTTAATAAGTACGCAGATACGATTG gAATGTGGTCCAACGATCTGTGGCGATGAGTCATCGGATCCTGAATTAATGGCTGAACTAGGAGCTGTTCTCACTAAACAAGTTGGAAACAACTT CCACGAATTTCGTTCACCAGAAACGCCACGTGAGGTTCTTGACCGCTTGGAAAAGCGCGGCTACAAAGTTGTGGGAATGACTGGTATAGGTCAAACATGTATATGGACGCTTCATTGCCCACTAATGCAGAactgtattgataataataactaa